The following are encoded together in the Malaya genurostris strain Urasoe2022 chromosome 3, Malgen_1.1, whole genome shotgun sequence genome:
- the LOC131435855 gene encoding rhythmically expressed gene 5 protein: MVFSKSVGLGALLLAATLLSYCSGSAIPMWEYLSRGEKMSHLYSMFAKQVSSHCKNSQDMPTNMCKRNLLMYGINKLQDMNESHLDSMDPYQRGAHDIIWDAMMDGHTTKGKKKNHQTTPAPALIVSGQYDHNPLFDEPNAQQQNRKQDNNGGSYGFYDEYSNAASAQDLQYAIPQGARPSEGSSIFERYQGAASMNFDNLAPVEQNTNFLSGPMVVRLRPDGTPVDETHHSTLPKDDDIKEMTIGQERMPTFHQIYANLKHNDDAHDHHGLPSTTETATPLSANGFVKSYRTEYRLAN; this comes from the exons atggtgttcaGTAAAAGCGTCGGCCTCGGTGCGCTGCTTCTGGCCGCAACACTACTGTCGTATtgttccggttccgcaattccCATGTGGGAATACCTGAGTCGGGGTGAAAAG ATGTCACACCTGTACTCGATGTTTGCCAAACAGGTGTCGAGCCATTGCAAAAACTCGCAGGACATGCCGACCAACATGTGCAAACGAAATCTGCTGATGTACGGCATCAACAAGCTGCAGGACATGAACGAATCTCATCTGGACTCGATGGACCCGTACCAGCGTGGAGCCCACGATATAA TCTGGGATGCCATGATGGATGGCCACACCACGAAGGGCAAAAAGAAGAACCATCAAACGACACCGGCCCCGGCACTGATCGTCAGCGGACAGTACGATCACAACCCACTGTTCGATGAGCCCAATGCGCAGCAGCAGAATCGCAAACAAGACAACAATGGAGGTTCCTATGGATTTTACGATGAGTACAGCAACGCAGCTTCCGCTCAGGATCTGCAGTATGCCATACCGCAGGGCGCACGACCATCGGAGGGAAGCTCAATTTTCGAACGCTACCAAGGAGCTGCCTCGATGAACTTTGACAATCTTGCACCGGTTGAGCAGAACACAAACTTCCTGTCCGGTCCAATGGTGGTTCGTCTGCGTCCCGATGGAACCCCAGTGGATGAAACTCATCATTCGACTTTACCCAAAGACGATGATATCAAGGAAATGACAATCGGCCAGGAAAGGATGCCGACGTTCCACCAGATCTACGCCaatctgaagcacaatgatgatGCTCACGATCATCACGGATTGCCTTCGACGACAGAAACGGCCACTCCGCTGTCTGCTAATGGCTTTGTCAAATCCTACCGAACAGAATACAGACTAGCGAATTGA